A genomic segment from Kyrpidia tusciae DSM 2912 encodes:
- a CDS encoding pyruvate carboxylase — protein sequence MQEIRPFSKLLVANRGEIAIRVLRAATELGIHTVAIYSKEDSLALHRYKADEAYLIGEGKGPVEAYLDIEGIIALAKRLEVDAIHPGYGFLAENARFAARCEEEGIAFIGPRPQHLEAFGDKVTARQMAVEAGLPVIPGTPEPVRQLQDALRFAREHGFPLIVKAAAGGGGRGMRVVRHKEDLEEALRMARSEAEKSFGDGTVYLEKFLEHPKHIEVQILGDRHGNLVHLFERDCSIQRRHQKVVEIAPALTLTEPQRQAICDAALRLMRRAGYVGAGTVEFLVAPDGSFYFIEVNPRIQVEHTITELITGVDLVQAQILIAQGYRLDDPAIGIRSQESIHRRGYAIQCRVTTEDPDNHFVPDTGKILAYRSAAGFGIRLDSGNGYAGAVIQPYYDSLLVKISAWALTFESAAHKMLRSLREFRIRGVKTNIPFLENVVQHPDFLAGRCDTSFIDGHPELFRTAKKRDRGTKLLQFIGRTTVNGHPGIKKPEKKPRFRQVLVPDFPDVAPSEAKGILDREGPEALARWVMEQKPLLVTDTTFRDAHQSLLATRVRTQDLLRVAEATAKGLPQLFSWEMWGGATFDVAMRFLKECPWERLARMREAAPNVLFQMLFRGANAVGYTNYPDNVITAFVREAARSGIDVFRIFDSLNWLPGMELAIDAVRREGKVAEAALCYTGDILDPKRDKYTLKYYVNLAKDLERAGANILGIKDMAGLLKPYAAEVLIRALKEEIGIPIHLHTHDTSGNGVAMLLKAAEAGVDIVDTAINSVSGLTSQPSMGAVVAALRFQERDTGIDLGAVDRLSHYWEVVRCYYEPFESGLRAPSTDVYYHEMPGGQFTNLRQQAEAVGLGTRWDEVVRAYRAVNDMFGDIVKVTPSSKVVGDLALFMVQNGWSPEDVITRGETVDFPQSVVEFFRGYIGQPPGGFPPELQKVVLKGKEPITCRPGELLEPFDFAAARRHLEEKFGRAFSDRDLLSYALYPQVFEEFVRHREEFGDVSVLDTPTFFYGLRLGEEITVDIEPGKTLMVQLTSVGELRPDGTRVVYFELNGTPREVTVRDESAQVLVQERRKANPVVPGEIGATMPGKVSKIMVEPGDEVRRGELLMVTEAMKMETALQAPFDGLVREVLVKELDSVEAGDLLLVMEKVAGQ from the coding sequence ATTCGAAGGAAGACAGCTTGGCACTGCATCGCTATAAGGCGGACGAGGCCTACCTCATCGGAGAAGGCAAGGGGCCCGTGGAGGCATATCTCGACATCGAAGGCATCATCGCCTTGGCGAAACGCTTAGAGGTCGACGCCATCCACCCGGGTTATGGATTTTTAGCCGAGAATGCCCGCTTCGCCGCTCGTTGCGAAGAAGAGGGCATTGCGTTTATCGGGCCGCGGCCTCAGCATCTGGAAGCTTTCGGGGATAAGGTGACGGCCCGCCAGATGGCGGTGGAAGCGGGACTGCCGGTGATTCCCGGCACCCCGGAACCTGTGCGCCAACTCCAGGACGCCCTGCGATTCGCCCGGGAGCACGGCTTTCCTTTGATTGTGAAGGCTGCTGCCGGCGGCGGCGGCCGGGGCATGCGGGTGGTGCGCCACAAAGAAGATCTGGAAGAGGCCCTGAGGATGGCCCGTTCAGAAGCGGAAAAGTCTTTCGGGGACGGCACGGTGTATCTTGAAAAATTCCTGGAGCACCCGAAACACATCGAGGTGCAGATCCTGGGGGACCGGCACGGCAATCTGGTGCATTTATTCGAGAGGGACTGCTCGATCCAGCGCCGTCACCAAAAGGTGGTGGAAATCGCCCCGGCCCTGACGTTGACCGAGCCCCAGCGCCAGGCGATTTGCGACGCGGCCCTCCGGCTGATGCGCCGGGCGGGGTACGTCGGCGCCGGAACGGTAGAATTCCTGGTGGCCCCGGACGGGTCGTTCTATTTTATCGAAGTGAATCCGCGGATCCAAGTGGAGCACACCATCACCGAACTGATCACCGGCGTGGATTTGGTCCAGGCCCAAATCCTCATCGCCCAAGGGTACCGCTTAGATGACCCGGCCATCGGCATCCGGAGTCAGGAGTCGATCCACCGCCGGGGCTATGCGATCCAATGCCGGGTGACCACTGAAGATCCGGACAATCATTTTGTCCCCGATACGGGCAAAATCCTCGCGTACCGCAGTGCGGCGGGGTTCGGGATCCGCCTGGACAGCGGCAACGGCTACGCCGGGGCGGTGATTCAACCATACTACGATTCCCTGCTGGTCAAAATCTCCGCCTGGGCCCTGACGTTCGAAAGCGCGGCCCACAAGATGCTGCGTTCCCTTCGGGAGTTTCGCATCCGGGGGGTCAAGACGAACATCCCCTTTCTCGAAAATGTCGTCCAGCATCCGGATTTTCTCGCCGGGCGGTGCGATACCTCGTTCATCGACGGACATCCGGAGCTGTTCCGGACGGCGAAAAAACGGGACCGGGGGACCAAATTACTGCAGTTTATCGGGCGGACCACGGTGAACGGCCACCCCGGCATCAAAAAGCCTGAGAAAAAACCGCGGTTTCGGCAGGTTTTGGTTCCGGATTTTCCCGATGTGGCCCCAAGTGAAGCCAAGGGGATCCTGGATCGGGAGGGGCCCGAGGCCCTGGCCCGCTGGGTGATGGAGCAAAAGCCCCTTTTGGTGACCGACACGACGTTCCGGGATGCCCATCAGTCCCTTTTGGCGACCCGGGTGCGGACCCAGGATTTACTCCGGGTGGCGGAGGCGACGGCTAAGGGGCTTCCCCAGCTTTTTTCGTGGGAGATGTGGGGCGGCGCTACCTTCGATGTGGCGATGCGATTCTTGAAGGAGTGCCCTTGGGAGCGCCTTGCCCGGATGCGGGAGGCGGCTCCGAACGTTCTTTTTCAGATGCTCTTTCGCGGTGCCAACGCCGTGGGATACACAAACTATCCTGATAACGTGATCACCGCCTTTGTGCGGGAGGCCGCCCGATCGGGAATCGACGTGTTCCGGATTTTTGACAGCCTGAACTGGCTGCCCGGGATGGAGTTGGCGATCGATGCGGTGCGTCGGGAGGGGAAGGTGGCCGAGGCGGCGCTGTGTTATACCGGGGATATCCTCGATCCAAAACGGGACAAGTATACGCTGAAGTATTATGTAAACCTAGCGAAAGACCTTGAGCGGGCCGGGGCGAATATACTGGGGATCAAAGACATGGCCGGGCTGCTCAAACCTTATGCCGCAGAAGTCTTGATCCGGGCGCTAAAGGAAGAGATCGGCATACCGATTCACCTTCATACCCACGATACGAGCGGCAATGGCGTGGCCATGCTCCTGAAGGCCGCAGAGGCCGGGGTGGATATTGTGGATACGGCGATCAACAGCGTGAGCGGTCTGACCTCTCAACCCAGTATGGGGGCGGTGGTGGCGGCCCTGCGTTTTCAGGAGCGGGACACGGGCATCGATCTCGGGGCGGTGGACCGCTTAAGCCACTACTGGGAAGTGGTGCGGTGCTATTATGAGCCCTTTGAGAGCGGGCTTCGGGCGCCTTCCACAGATGTCTATTATCATGAAATGCCCGGTGGACAGTTTACGAATCTCCGCCAGCAGGCCGAAGCGGTGGGGCTTGGCACTCGTTGGGATGAGGTGGTGCGGGCGTACCGGGCGGTGAACGATATGTTCGGGGATATCGTCAAGGTGACACCCTCGTCCAAGGTGGTGGGGGATCTCGCCCTGTTTATGGTTCAAAATGGCTGGTCCCCGGAGGATGTGATCACCCGAGGGGAGACGGTGGATTTTCCCCAATCGGTGGTGGAGTTTTTCCGGGGGTACATCGGCCAACCGCCGGGAGGGTTTCCGCCGGAGCTCCAGAAGGTGGTTCTCAAAGGTAAGGAACCGATCACCTGCCGGCCGGGAGAGCTGTTAGAGCCTTTTGATTTTGCGGCGGCGAGGAGGCATCTGGAGGAGAAGTTTGGACGGGCCTTCTCGGATCGGGACCTGCTGTCCTATGCGCTGTATCCCCAGGTGTTTGAGGAGTTTGTGAGGCATCGGGAGGAATTCGGAGATGTGTCGGTACTGGATACCCCGACATTCTTCTACGGTCTGCGCTTGGGCGAGGAGATCACCGTCGATATCGAGCCGGGAAAGACGCTGATGGTGCAGCTGACCTCGGTGGGGGAACTCCGGCCGGACGGCACGCGGGTGGTTTATTTTGAACTCAACGGCACGCCCCGGGAAGTGACGGTGCGGGACGAAAGTGCCCAAGTGCTCGTCCAAGAGCGGCGGAAGGCCAACCCCGTAGTGCCCGGGGAGATCGGGGCCACGATGCCCGGCAAAGTGAGCAAAATCATGGTGGAACCCGGAGATGAGGTCCGACGGGGAGAGCTGCTCATGGTGACCGAGGCGATGAAGATGGAAACGGCGCTCCAGGCTCCTTTTGACGGACTGGTGCGGGAGGTGCTGGTGAAGGAATTGGATTCTGTCGAGGCGGGGGATCTGTTGCTGGTGATGGAGAAGGTGGCCGGGCAGTAA
- a CDS encoding cadherin-like beta sandwich domain-containing protein has product MGRRSASGRVGQWLLCLALSAALWPLYPASAAVLGEAAVSAGGSHSLVLTSDQTVWAWGDNTNGQLGDGTTTGRQTPTPAQGLPSVAQVSAGESHSLALTDDGRVFAWGLNSSGQLGDGTTADSRTPVQVQGLATDSTIKVVAAGGNHSLALTSDGRVFAWGKNSSGQLGNNSTVDSSIPVQVQGLPANVTAVAAGGNHSLALTSDGRIYAWGLNSSGQLGDGTTSNSSTPVLVAGLPAGSKPVAVSAGKDHSLALMQDGTVYAWGGNSYGQLGNGTTTASEMPVQVTGLANVTAVSAGGSDSLALTSDGYVYAWGLNSSGQLGDGTTSNRNTPVRVFSVLSTGALLTDLQLSDGSSNPIALSPGFTSTVMDYTATVGAGVNQVLLYAKPAASGVTMTLTVNSQSPVSLAAGVKQSVALSSDPTNTLKITVIQGSVISTYTIIVNRAKSSNANLSGVDVSPGSLNPVFDPNVLTYTVQGAEQASSLTVTPHLADKSATVTVNGTPTGDGQAVTVPLDQGGNLIPIVVTAQDGTQRQYTLSVNGTVSNADLGSLTVTPGTLSPAFSAATTAYTVNVGNEVDHVDVTASPSDPKAMMLWNGSVWKAGQVQTVNLNVGSNTVAFQVIAQDGTTKTYTVTVIRAKSGNANLSRLDVSVGTLSPTFDPNTVSYTVQGVGQASSLTVTPHLADSTATVTVNGTPTQDGKGVTVPLNQGSNTISIVVTAQDGSQKGYALSVNATVNNADLGSLTVSSGTLSPAFSPMTTAYTVNVANGVNQVVLTASPSDPNATMLWNGDVWTGTQTVNLNVGPNVFSIKVVAQDKVTAKIYTVTVNRAPSSNANLGGLDVSAGTLDKPFNPNTLSYTVQGAGSIDSLTVTPHLADPTATVTVNGQPAADGQAVTVSLNQGLNTISIEVTAQDGVTQKLYMISVNGTVTNADLQSLTVTAGSQNLLTGFQSTTTAYTVNVGNAVDHVDVTAVPVKIGVSMLLNGSSLVSGQAQTVSLNVGSNQVTIQVVTPEGAHKTYIVTINRASSPGGGSGGGSGGGSGGGGGGGGGGGSTNVVRSDNGNLQIPSGSGGEVSLGNSVKVIVPQGAFSGTVRVTIEVVAPSQQPAAGAGMVPVSSVFEITRDPAGTFNHPVTIRIQFDSSLVDGAEVAVFYYDEQAKQWVKVPTTVEGNTVIATVSHFTKFAVFAVKETPTPPPPNQGGAFADTAGHWAESLIKTAVGQGWVKGYPDGTFHPDEPVTRAQFAVLLAKALGLTVPEGTAALPFADAASIPDWAQPFVAAGVQAGILHGYEDGTFRADAQISRAEMAVMVARALGLSAAPGAATGFADDGAIQAWAKPYVAAVRQAGLMHGRGENRFEPAGITTRAEAVAVLLEGRTAGGTSFAP; this is encoded by the coding sequence ATGGGTCGACGGTCCGCTTCCGGTCGAGTGGGTCAATGGTTGCTTTGTCTGGCGTTGTCGGCGGCTCTGTGGCCTTTGTATCCCGCGTCGGCGGCTGTTCTCGGAGAGGCTGCCGTTTCGGCGGGCGGCAGTCATTCGTTGGTCTTGACCTCGGATCAGACGGTATGGGCCTGGGGGGACAACACTAACGGTCAATTGGGGGACGGGACGACGACGGGCCGTCAAACCCCGACGCCGGCCCAGGGGTTGCCTTCGGTTGCCCAAGTATCGGCGGGGGAGAGCCACAGCCTCGCGTTGACGGACGACGGCCGGGTCTTTGCCTGGGGGTTGAACTCGTCGGGCCAACTCGGTGACGGCACGACGGCCGATTCCAGGACCCCGGTGCAGGTGCAGGGGTTGGCCACGGACTCCACGATTAAAGTGGTGGCCGCGGGTGGGAACCACAGCCTGGCGCTCACGTCGGACGGGCGGGTCTTCGCGTGGGGCAAGAATTCCTCCGGTCAATTGGGGAACAACTCCACCGTCGATTCCAGTATTCCGGTCCAGGTGCAGGGACTGCCGGCGAATGTGACGGCGGTGGCGGCAGGCGGAAATCACAGCCTGGCGCTGACGTCGGACGGACGGATCTACGCGTGGGGTTTGAATTCGTCCGGTCAATTGGGTGACGGGACGACGAGCAATTCCTCTACGCCGGTGTTGGTGGCGGGGTTGCCCGCCGGGTCAAAACCGGTGGCGGTGTCGGCTGGGAAAGATCACAGCCTGGCCTTGATGCAGGACGGAACGGTCTATGCGTGGGGCGGGAACAGCTACGGCCAGCTGGGGAATGGAACGACCACGGCGAGCGAGATGCCGGTGCAGGTCACAGGGTTGGCCAATGTTACGGCGGTGTCGGCCGGGGGATCCGACAGTCTGGCCCTGACGTCCGACGGCTACGTTTATGCGTGGGGGTTGAATTCGTCCGGTCAACTGGGGGACGGGACGACATCGAATCGCAATACGCCTGTTCGCGTGTTCAGCGTGCTGTCCACCGGGGCCCTTTTGACCGACCTGCAACTTTCCGACGGATCCAGCAACCCGATTGCTTTGAGTCCCGGTTTTACATCCACCGTCATGGATTACACGGCAACTGTGGGGGCGGGGGTCAATCAGGTTTTGTTGTATGCAAAGCCGGCAGCCTCCGGAGTGACGATGACCCTCACGGTGAACAGCCAAAGTCCTGTATCGCTGGCGGCGGGTGTGAAACAGTCGGTTGCTCTTAGTTCGGACCCGACGAACACGCTGAAAATCACGGTGATTCAAGGAAGTGTGATCAGCACTTATACCATCATCGTAAACCGGGCGAAGAGCAGCAATGCGAACCTGAGCGGGGTGGATGTGAGCCCGGGGTCGCTGAATCCGGTCTTTGATCCGAACGTGCTGACCTACACCGTGCAAGGGGCGGAACAGGCAAGCAGCCTGACGGTGACACCTCACTTGGCGGACAAGTCGGCGACGGTGACGGTGAACGGCACGCCGACCGGGGATGGGCAAGCGGTGACGGTGCCCCTCGATCAGGGAGGCAACCTGATCCCGATCGTCGTGACGGCCCAGGATGGGACTCAGAGACAGTATACGCTTTCGGTTAACGGAACGGTGAGCAACGCCGATCTGGGGAGCCTGACGGTAACCCCCGGAACGCTGAGTCCGGCCTTCTCGGCGGCGACCACGGCGTACACGGTGAACGTGGGCAATGAGGTTGACCACGTGGATGTGACCGCTTCTCCGTCGGATCCGAAGGCCATGATGCTCTGGAACGGCAGCGTGTGGAAGGCCGGTCAGGTGCAGACGGTGAACCTGAATGTGGGATCGAACACCGTTGCGTTTCAGGTGATAGCCCAGGACGGCACCACCAAGACGTACACGGTGACGGTGATCCGGGCGAAGAGCGGCAATGCGAACCTGAGCAGGCTGGATGTGAGTGTGGGGACGCTGAGCCCGACGTTTGATCCCAATACGGTGAGCTACACCGTGCAAGGAGTAGGACAGGCGAGCAGCCTGACGGTGACGCCTCACCTGGCGGATTCCACGGCGACGGTGACGGTGAACGGTACGCCTACCCAGGATGGGAAAGGTGTGACGGTGCCCCTGAATCAGGGTTCGAACACCATTTCCATCGTCGTGACGGCCCAGGATGGGAGCCAGAAAGGGTATGCGCTTTCCGTCAACGCCACGGTGAATAACGCTGATCTGGGGAGCCTGACGGTCAGTTCGGGAACGCTGAGCCCGGCCTTCTCGCCAATGACCACGGCCTACACGGTGAATGTGGCCAATGGGGTCAATCAGGTGGTTTTGACCGCTTCTCCGTCGGACCCGAATGCCACGATGCTGTGGAACGGCGATGTGTGGACGGGTACGCAGACGGTGAACCTGAATGTGGGACCGAACGTGTTCTCGATTAAGGTGGTGGCCCAGGACAAGGTAACCGCCAAGATCTACACGGTGACGGTGAACCGGGCGCCGAGCAGCAACGCGAACCTGGGCGGGCTGGATGTGAGCGCGGGGACGCTGGATAAGCCCTTTAATCCGAATACGCTCAGTTACACCGTGCAGGGAGCGGGGTCGATCGACAGCCTGACGGTGACGCCTCACCTGGCGGATCCCACGGCCACAGTGACGGTGAACGGTCAGCCGGCCGCAGATGGACAAGCGGTCACGGTGTCGTTGAACCAAGGGCTGAACACGATCTCGATTGAGGTGACGGCCCAGGACGGCGTAACCCAGAAGCTGTACATGATCTCCGTCAACGGGACGGTGACCAACGCCGATCTGCAGAGCCTGACGGTGACGGCGGGGAGCCAGAACCTTTTGACCGGCTTCCAGTCGACGACCACGGCGTACACGGTAAACGTGGGCAATGCGGTCGACCACGTGGATGTGACGGCGGTTCCGGTGAAGATTGGTGTTTCGATGCTCCTGAACGGCAGTTCCTTGGTTTCCGGACAGGCGCAGACAGTGAGCTTGAACGTCGGCTCGAATCAGGTGACGATTCAGGTGGTGACCCCGGAAGGTGCACACAAAACCTACATCGTGACCATCAATCGTGCCTCATCTCCCGGCGGCGGCTCCGGCGGCGGCTCCGGCGGCGGCTCCGGTGGTGGCGGAGGCGGAGGCGGCGGTGGCGGCAGCACCAACGTCGTCCGCTCGGACAACGGCAATCTGCAGATCCCGTCCGGATCCGGCGGGGAAGTGAGCCTCGGGAACTCCGTGAAGGTGATCGTGCCGCAAGGAGCGTTCAGCGGGACCGTGCGGGTGACCATCGAAGTCGTTGCGCCGTCTCAGCAGCCGGCGGCCGGGGCGGGCATGGTGCCTGTCAGCTCGGTCTTTGAGATCACCCGGGATCCGGCGGGCACGTTCAACCACCCGGTGACCATCCGGATTCAGTTCGACTCCTCGTTGGTCGACGGGGCCGAAGTGGCCGTGTTCTATTACGACGAACAGGCCAAACAGTGGGTGAAGGTCCCCACCACCGTCGAGGGGAACACGGTGATCGCCACGGTGAGTCACTTCACCAAGTTCGCGGTGTTCGCGGTGAAGGAGACACCCACGCCCCCGCCGCCGAACCAAGGCGGTGCTTTCGCGGACACGGCGGGCCACTGGGCCGAATCGCTGATCAAGACGGCGGTGGGCCAGGGCTGGGTGAAAGGCTATCCGGACGGGACATTCCACCCGGATGAGCCGGTGACCCGGGCGCAGTTCGCGGTGTTGCTGGCGAAAGCCCTTGGGCTGACGGTGCCGGAGGGTACGGCGGCCTTGCCCTTTGCCGATGCGGCATCGATTCCCGATTGGGCGCAGCCGTTCGTGGCGGCCGGTGTGCAGGCGGGAATCCTGCACGGCTACGAGGACGGCACGTTCCGGGCGGATGCGCAAATCAGCCGGGCGGAGATGGCGGTGATGGTCGCCAGGGCGCTGGGGCTGAGTGCGGCGCCGGGAGCCGCAACGGGATTTGCGGACGACGGAGCGATTCAGGCCTGGGCCAAACCCTACGTCGCTGCGGTGAGGCAGGCCGGACTGATGCACGGCCGGGGTGAGAACCGGTTTGAGCCGGCGGGGATCACGACCCGGGCCGAGGCGGTGGCGGTGCTGCTGGAAGGCAGGACGGCGGGCGGCACATCTTTTGCGCCGTGA
- a CDS encoding response regulator transcription factor gives MNEEQKVLVVDDDEELRELVELYLRSHGYRTASAENGRRALELLCREQPDLLILDVLLPDVNGVELCRMIRRSSDVPVLFLSWKGTPGDIVAGLEEGGDDYLTKPFDPMVLVARVKARLRRPGSALNRGAGMGSVQFGDVEVNFRSLEVRVAGKRVDLFAKERQGKHG, from the coding sequence ATGAACGAGGAGCAAAAGGTGCTGGTTGTGGATGACGACGAAGAACTCCGCGAATTGGTGGAACTGTACCTGCGAAGCCACGGGTACCGGACGGCGTCGGCGGAAAACGGCAGGCGGGCGTTGGAGCTGTTGTGTCGGGAACAGCCCGACCTCCTGATCCTGGACGTGTTGCTTCCGGATGTGAACGGCGTGGAATTGTGCCGGATGATTCGCCGAAGCTCCGACGTGCCGGTGCTCTTCTTAAGCTGGAAGGGAACACCGGGCGATATTGTGGCCGGGCTGGAGGAGGGCGGGGACGATTATTTGACGAAGCCCTTCGACCCCATGGTTCTGGTGGCGCGGGTCAAGGCCCGGTTGCGGCGGCCGGGGAGCGCGCTGAATCGGGGGGCGGGGATGGGAAGCGTTCAATTTGGAGATGTCGAAGTCAACTTCCGCTCTTTGGAGGTGCGGGTGGCCGGCAAGCGGGTGGATCTGTTTGCCAAAGAACGGCAAGGGAAACACGGTTAA